The following proteins come from a genomic window of Campylobacter concisus:
- the serC gene encoding phosphoserine transaminase — MSRKINFSAGPSAIPLDVLEHAKAEFTDYRGEGYSIMEISHRSKTFEEIHFGAMDKIRKLYGIGDEYEILFLQGGAHLQFAMIPMNLYQGGKAQYANTGVWTNKAIKEAKVLGVNVDVVASSEDENFSYIPEVKFSDDADYAYICSNNTIYGTQYKAMPKTKSPLVVDASSDFFARPLDFSSIGLLYGGAQKNAGPSGVTIVILRKDLVDRVSSQNIPMFLRYKTHVEANSLYNTPPTFGIYLLNLTMQHLLDLGGLAEVEKINAKKASTLYSIIDSSNGFYLGHAKKSSRSDMNVSFTIPKDHALEPVFVEEALKEGMLGLKGHRHLGGIRASIYNAVSQSDVEKLGEFMREFARKHG; from the coding sequence ATGAGTAGAAAAATCAACTTTAGCGCAGGCCCAAGTGCGATACCATTAGACGTTTTAGAGCACGCAAAGGCCGAATTTACCGACTACAGAGGCGAGGGTTACTCGATCATGGAGATCAGCCACAGAAGCAAGACCTTTGAGGAGATACACTTTGGCGCGATGGATAAGATAAGAAAGCTTTACGGCATTGGCGATGAGTATGAAATTTTATTTTTGCAAGGTGGCGCACACTTGCAGTTTGCGATGATACCGATGAATTTATATCAAGGCGGCAAGGCGCAGTACGCAAACACCGGCGTTTGGACAAACAAAGCGATCAAAGAGGCAAAAGTGCTTGGCGTAAATGTAGATGTCGTCGCAAGCAGCGAGGATGAAAATTTCTCTTACATCCCAGAGGTAAAATTTAGCGATGATGCCGACTATGCCTACATCTGCTCAAATAATACGATTTATGGCACGCAGTATAAGGCTATGCCAAAGACTAAATCGCCCCTAGTTGTCGATGCTTCGAGCGATTTTTTCGCTAGACCGCTTGATTTTAGCAGCATTGGTTTACTTTACGGCGGCGCTCAGAAAAATGCAGGCCCAAGTGGCGTGACTATCGTTATTTTAAGAAAAGACTTAGTTGATCGTGTGAGCAGTCAAAATATCCCTATGTTTTTGCGCTACAAAACGCACGTAGAGGCAAATTCACTTTACAACACACCGCCAACCTTTGGAATTTATCTTTTAAATTTAACCATGCAGCACCTGCTAGATCTTGGCGGACTTGCCGAGGTTGAGAAGATAAATGCCAAAAAAGCAAGCACGCTTTATAGCATCATAGACAGCTCAAATGGCTTTTACCTAGGCCACGCTAAAAAATCAAGCAGATCAGATATGAACGTGAGCTTTACGATACCAAAAGATCATGCGCTTGAGCCAGTTTTTGTAGAAGAAGCACTAAAAGAGGGCATGCTAGGGCTAAAAGGTCACAGACATCTTGGTGGCATAAGAGCCTCTATCTATAACGCCGTTAGCCAAAGCGACGTTGAGAAACTTGGCGAGTTCATGAGAGAATTTGCTAGAAAGCACGGCTGA